In the Solibacillus sp. FSL K6-1523 genome, one interval contains:
- the ruvA gene encoding Holliday junction branch migration protein RuvA, translating to MYDYLKGQVTRITPEYIVLEQQGIGWRLFTPNPFVFRQSASEQQIFVSMQVREDAQLLYGFHSLDQRELFKKLIQVSGIGPKGALAILASGNPTQVIQAIEMEDEAFLIRFPGVGKKTARQMILDLKGKLGALLDSVELPSSEEELPLFGVNPNQHELEEAMLALTALGYSERELAKIKPQLENEEGLSTTDSYMKHALKLLLKMK from the coding sequence ATGTATGATTATTTAAAAGGACAAGTGACGAGAATTACACCAGAATATATTGTGCTGGAGCAGCAAGGAATTGGTTGGCGCTTATTTACGCCCAACCCATTTGTATTTAGACAATCTGCAAGTGAGCAGCAAATATTTGTTTCGATGCAAGTGCGTGAAGATGCTCAGCTATTATATGGATTTCATAGTTTAGATCAACGTGAATTGTTTAAAAAGTTAATTCAAGTATCGGGTATTGGTCCAAAAGGGGCGCTTGCAATTTTAGCGAGTGGTAATCCAACACAAGTGATTCAAGCGATTGAAATGGAAGATGAAGCGTTTTTAATTCGTTTCCCTGGCGTCGGAAAGAAAACAGCCCGCCAAATGATTTTGGATTTAAAAGGAAAACTAGGTGCGTTGCTTGATTCAGTCGAGTTGCCAAGTTCAGAAGAGGAATTGCCGTTATTTGGTGTTAATCCGAATCAGCATGAGCTAGAGGAAGCGATGCTCGCATTAACGGCTTTAGGCTATTCTGAAAGGGAGCTAGCAAAAATCAAACCGCAGCTTGAGAATGAAGAAGGTTTATCTACAACAGATAGCTATATGAAACATGCGTTGAAATTACTATTGAAAATGAAGTGA
- the tgt gene encoding tRNA guanosine(34) transglycosylase Tgt, with protein sequence MTQSQPPIRYELIKTCAQTGARLGIVHTPHGSFETPTFMPVGTQATVKAMSPEELKEMDAGIILSNTYHLWLRPGNDVVKEAGGLHKFMNWDRPILTDSGGFQVFSLSKFRKIEEEGVHFRNHLNGDKLFLSPEKAMEIQNDLGSDIMMAFDECPPFPATYDYMLASVDRTTRWAQRCKDAHQRSDEQGLFGIIQGGEFEELRKRSAEALVEMDFPGYAIGGLSVGEPKDIMNRVLDFTAPLMPADKPRYLMGVGSPDSLIDGAMRGIDMFDCVLPTRIARNGTLMTSEGRMVIKNAKYAKDFTPIDENCDCYTCKNYTRAYVRHLIRTEETFGLRLTSYHNLRFLIKLMEDVRQAIREDRLGDFKEEFFEKYGYNKPNAKNF encoded by the coding sequence ATGACACAATCACAACCACCAATTCGTTATGAATTAATTAAAACATGCGCGCAAACAGGAGCGCGTCTTGGGATCGTCCATACACCACATGGTTCATTTGAAACACCAACATTCATGCCAGTAGGAACTCAAGCAACAGTAAAAGCGATGAGCCCTGAAGAATTAAAAGAAATGGATGCAGGTATCATCCTATCGAACACATATCATTTATGGTTACGTCCAGGAAATGATGTTGTGAAGGAAGCAGGCGGATTGCATAAATTCATGAACTGGGATCGTCCAATTTTAACGGATTCAGGTGGCTTCCAAGTATTCTCACTGAGCAAGTTCCGTAAAATTGAAGAAGAAGGCGTTCATTTCCGCAATCATTTAAATGGGGACAAGCTGTTTTTATCTCCCGAAAAAGCGATGGAAATTCAAAATGACCTTGGCTCGGATATTATGATGGCATTTGATGAATGTCCACCATTTCCTGCCACATATGACTATATGCTAGCATCTGTAGATCGTACGACACGTTGGGCACAGCGTTGTAAAGATGCGCATCAACGTTCAGATGAGCAAGGTTTATTTGGGATTATCCAAGGTGGAGAATTTGAAGAGTTACGTAAACGTTCAGCAGAGGCACTAGTTGAGATGGATTTCCCTGGTTATGCGATTGGTGGTCTTTCAGTAGGTGAGCCAAAAGATATTATGAATCGCGTATTAGACTTTACAGCACCACTTATGCCAGCAGACAAGCCACGTTATTTAATGGGCGTAGGTTCTCCGGATTCACTTATTGACGGTGCGATGCGCGGAATCGATATGTTTGACTGTGTGTTACCAACTCGTATTGCACGTAATGGTACGTTAATGACTTCAGAAGGGCGCATGGTCATTAAAAATGCAAAATATGCAAAAGATTTCACGCCAATCGATGAAAACTGTGATTGCTACACTTGTAAAAACTATACACGTGCCTATGTACGTCATTTAATACGTACAGAAGAAACATTTGGCCTACGTTTAACGTCTTATCATAACTTACGCTTCTTGATTAAATTAATGGAAGATGTACGCCAAGCAATTCGAGAAGATCGTCTTGGTGATTTTAAAGAAGAATTTTTCGAAAAATACGGTTATAACAAACCGAATGCTAAAAACTTCTAA
- the ruvB gene encoding Holliday junction branch migration DNA helicase RuvB → MSDRVLSSEASEAEQQLELSLRPQRLVQYIGQHKVKENLKIFIEAAKLRQESLDHVLLYGPPGLGKTTLAIVIANEMEVQVKMTSGPAIERPGDLAAILSSLEPGDVLFIDEIHRLPRAIEEVLYSAMEDFCLDIVVGKGPEARSIRLDLPPFTLIGATTRAGALSAPLRDRFGVLTRLEYYDEDALAEIVIRSGTLFDVEIGGHAASEIARRSRGTPRIANRLLKRVRDYAQVLANGIISPELAAQALELLQVDPRGLDHIDHKLIQSMIERFGGGPVGLDALAASIGEERITIEDVYEPYLLQIGFIQRSPRGRIATDLCYNHFGYPPAQKE, encoded by the coding sequence ATGTCAGACCGCGTACTTTCAAGTGAAGCATCTGAAGCTGAACAACAACTTGAGCTTTCTTTGCGTCCGCAGCGACTTGTGCAATACATAGGACAGCATAAAGTAAAAGAAAACTTAAAGATTTTCATTGAAGCTGCAAAACTTCGTCAGGAAAGTCTTGACCACGTCCTCCTTTATGGTCCACCTGGTTTAGGAAAAACGACATTAGCAATTGTTATAGCAAATGAAATGGAAGTTCAAGTGAAAATGACAAGTGGTCCAGCAATTGAACGTCCCGGTGATTTAGCGGCGATTTTAAGTTCGCTTGAGCCAGGAGATGTGCTATTTATTGATGAAATTCATCGTTTGCCACGGGCGATTGAGGAAGTGCTGTATTCGGCGATGGAAGATTTCTGCTTAGATATCGTTGTAGGTAAAGGTCCCGAAGCGCGCTCAATTCGGCTTGACCTCCCACCATTTACTTTAATCGGCGCAACAACGCGTGCAGGCGCTTTATCGGCACCATTGCGAGATCGTTTTGGTGTTCTCACACGTTTAGAGTACTATGATGAAGATGCTTTAGCTGAAATTGTTATTCGATCTGGTACATTATTTGATGTCGAGATTGGAGGGCATGCTGCGAGTGAAATTGCGCGGCGCTCACGAGGCACACCGCGTATTGCCAACCGCTTGTTAAAACGCGTGCGTGATTATGCCCAAGTATTAGCAAATGGAATTATTTCACCCGAGCTTGCGGCACAGGCTTTAGAGTTATTACAGGTGGATCCGAGAGGGCTTGATCATATCGATCATAAATTGATTCAGTCCATGATTGAGCGTTTTGGTGGAGGACCGGTTGGCTTGGATGCACTAGCTGCTTCGATTGGTGAGGAGCGCATTACAATAGAAGATGTGTATGAACCGTATTTATTGCAAATCGGATTTATTCAAAGATCCCCAAGAGGGCGTATCGCAACGGACCTTTGCTATAATCATTTTGGCTATCCGCCAGCACAAAAAGAATAG
- a CDS encoding FtsW/RodA/SpoVE family cell cycle protein, with amino-acid sequence MTISDFLNTVTSYIRSNEAKTHVRKELKQHIEHAKKAWLQKGYTEAEAEQKAIEEMGSASQLGKSLNKIHKPKWDWLLISLMVVIFLFSFLPLLNISYGYYNSSELIEKKVFHILIGIVLIFVFMLIDYRKLLRFDLYFYAVGMAILILLLLFPNQFVNGQAFFAIGPIVMQVWTAIPFLLIAWAGFFTRKQRSIWQLLALFFISCYPILANPDLEALLIYGIVVAVLFLCSTYTKKQKIVLFSSFLFIGGGLLTISISQAAPYQLDRLNGFLSPEKNADGSGYYYLLLERAISEAGWFGANEVLVIPESHTNFAFVQIVHVYGLVVGLIVASILLIVAIRSIWIARSIQNPFGKMLIIGGVTLYGSQLMYAILIALGFVPIIVIPIPFISYGMMPFIINAFVIGIILSVYRRKNYPKSQFT; translated from the coding sequence ATGACCATTTCTGACTTTTTAAATACGGTGACGAGCTATATCCGTTCAAATGAGGCGAAAACACATGTGCGAAAAGAATTAAAACAACATATTGAGCATGCTAAAAAAGCGTGGCTACAAAAGGGCTACACAGAGGCAGAAGCGGAACAAAAGGCCATTGAAGAAATGGGGAGTGCAAGCCAACTTGGGAAATCGTTAAATAAAATCCACAAACCAAAATGGGATTGGCTATTAATCAGTTTAATGGTGGTCATTTTTCTTTTTAGCTTCTTACCGCTACTCAATATATCGTACGGATACTATAATAGTTCGGAATTAATTGAAAAGAAAGTGTTTCATATTCTTATCGGAATTGTTTTGATTTTCGTTTTTATGTTGATCGATTACAGAAAGTTACTGCGCTTTGATCTGTATTTTTATGCTGTGGGAATGGCTATTTTAATCCTTCTTCTACTGTTTCCAAATCAGTTCGTAAATGGTCAAGCATTTTTCGCGATTGGTCCGATTGTTATGCAAGTATGGACGGCTATCCCATTTCTATTAATTGCATGGGCAGGATTTTTTACGAGAAAGCAAAGGAGTATATGGCAGCTCCTCGCTTTATTTTTCATTTCATGTTACCCGATACTAGCCAATCCTGATTTGGAAGCATTATTAATTTACGGAATTGTCGTTGCTGTTTTATTTTTATGTAGTACTTATACGAAGAAGCAAAAAATCGTTCTATTTAGCAGTTTCCTTTTTATAGGGGGAGGTTTACTGACAATTTCGATTTCTCAAGCAGCGCCGTATCAATTGGATCGCCTTAATGGTTTTCTATCACCAGAAAAAAACGCAGATGGTTCAGGTTACTATTATTTGTTACTAGAGCGAGCTATAAGTGAAGCAGGATGGTTCGGAGCGAATGAAGTTTTGGTAATCCCTGAAAGCCATACTAATTTTGCATTTGTCCAAATTGTTCATGTTTACGGGCTTGTCGTAGGGCTTATCGTTGCTAGTATCTTACTGATAGTAGCAATTCGAAGTATATGGATTGCACGCTCCATACAAAATCCATTTGGTAAAATGCTAATTATTGGTGGTGTGACACTGTATGGTAGTCAATTAATGTATGCAATTTTAATCGCGCTTGGGTTTGTTCCGATTATCGTAATCCCAATCCCTTTCATTAGTTATGGGATGATGCCATTTATTATAAATGCATTTGTAATTGGCATCATTTTAAGTGTATATAGAAGAAAAAACTATCCAAAAAGTCAATTCACCTGA
- the yajC gene encoding preprotein translocase subunit YajC, whose product MEGILQFAPIIIMFVAMWFILIRPAQKRQKATVAMQNDLKRGDRVVTVGGLHGEVDAIEDTVVYLKVDDNTRLKFERQAIGRVEAV is encoded by the coding sequence ATGGAAGGCATATTACAATTTGCACCGATTATTATCATGTTCGTAGCAATGTGGTTTATTTTAATTCGTCCAGCACAAAAGCGTCAAAAAGCGACGGTAGCAATGCAAAACGATTTGAAGCGCGGCGATCGCGTTGTAACAGTTGGTGGATTACACGGTGAAGTCGATGCGATTGAAGATACAGTTGTATATTTAAAAGTAGATGATAACACACGTTTAAAATTTGAGCGTCAAGCAATTGGACGCGTTGAAGCAGTTTAA
- a CDS encoding transcription repressor NadR, whose amino-acid sequence MKKMLGEERRQELLALLKNATQPITGTDLAKHTNVSRQVIVNDMNLLKARNEPIVSTSQGYIYMHNLQQTRFERKIVCMHSAEQAKEELFVLVDCGVTVESVVVEHPVYGELTASIRVSNRLEVEHFIKRVQETNAQFLSALTDGTHLHVISATAEENLNLAEAKLRALGILVEN is encoded by the coding sequence ATGAAAAAAATGTTAGGTGAAGAGCGACGTCAGGAGCTGCTTGCCTTATTAAAAAATGCAACGCAACCAATTACGGGCACTGATTTAGCCAAGCATACAAATGTGTCACGTCAAGTTATTGTCAATGATATGAATTTATTGAAAGCGCGAAATGAGCCAATTGTTTCAACAAGCCAAGGCTATATTTATATGCATAATTTGCAACAGACGCGATTTGAACGCAAAATCGTTTGCATGCATTCCGCAGAGCAAGCAAAGGAAGAGCTATTCGTGTTAGTTGATTGCGGTGTAACAGTAGAAAGTGTCGTTGTAGAGCACCCAGTTTACGGAGAGTTAACGGCGTCCATTCGGGTATCCAACCGTTTAGAAGTAGAGCATTTTATAAAACGGGTACAAGAAACGAATGCACAATTCCTTTCCGCTTTAACAGATGGTACCCACTTACACGTAATAAGCGCTACAGCTGAGGAAAACTTAAATTTGGCAGAGGCTAAGCTAAGAGCGCTCGGTATATTAGTCGAAAATTAA
- a CDS encoding LysM peptidoglycan-binding domain-containing protein gives MRVHIVQKGDTLWKIAKQYSIGFEDLKRLNAHLANPDYIVPGMEIILPEGGTKKEKEVMHQAVVKEQEKKPIVKEKPITPTPPPKPTLPPTPTPIPVPLPVPQRPLWQGDIYFQPPAVPVQIPNWQNTHVHFQPTIETPMMPLPQPLPQPQPQPVPPPPTPAPLPLPTPTLPPPAPAPLPLPTPTLPSPQPPIYIQPPMHQNCMPQCMPMMPPNCMPQWMPPMHHNCMPPMMQPMPMPMPICPNCHGLRMEEPPAFMPMYQEESPMEHYHDRDQQVRHYHEEMPNSCGCQHQPMPLPMPMPNPCGCQQPPMPYPMPMPMPMPNSCGCQQPPMMPYPMPMLPQMHPQMNPMPHPPKSCH, from the coding sequence GTGCGAGTTCATATTGTTCAAAAAGGTGATACATTGTGGAAAATTGCTAAGCAATACTCCATAGGCTTTGAGGATTTAAAGCGATTAAATGCGCATTTAGCAAATCCTGATTATATTGTACCCGGGATGGAAATTATTTTACCTGAAGGGGGAACAAAGAAGGAAAAAGAAGTGATGCACCAGGCTGTTGTTAAGGAACAGGAAAAGAAACCGATTGTGAAGGAAAAACCAATCACTCCGACACCACCACCAAAGCCAACGTTACCACCAACGCCGACACCAATCCCAGTTCCATTACCAGTTCCGCAAAGACCTTTATGGCAAGGGGATATTTATTTCCAACCCCCAGCGGTACCTGTACAAATCCCAAATTGGCAGAATACACATGTCCATTTCCAACCAACAATTGAAACTCCGATGATGCCGTTGCCGCAACCATTACCACAACCGCAACCACAGCCTGTGCCACCACCGCCAACACCGGCACCATTGCCATTGCCGACGCCAACATTACCACCGCCTGCACCAGCACCATTGCCACTACCAACACCAACATTACCATCACCACAACCGCCGATTTATATTCAGCCGCCTATGCATCAAAATTGTATGCCACAATGTATGCCGATGATGCCGCCTAATTGTATGCCACAGTGGATGCCACCAATGCATCACAACTGTATGCCGCCGATGATGCAACCAATGCCAATGCCAATGCCAATTTGTCCAAATTGTCATGGTCTAAGAATGGAAGAGCCGCCTGCATTTATGCCGATGTATCAAGAGGAATCCCCGATGGAACATTACCATGATAGAGATCAGCAAGTTCGCCATTATCACGAAGAAATGCCAAACTCATGTGGCTGCCAACATCAGCCAATGCCACTTCCGATGCCAATGCCGAATCCATGTGGCTGCCAGCAACCACCGATGCCGTATCCAATGCCGATGCCAATGCCAATGCCGAATTCATGTGGCTGTCAGCAACCACCGATGATGCCGTATCCAATGCCAATGCTACCGCAGATGCATCCACAAATGAATCCGATGCCACATCCGCCGAAGTCATGTCATTAG
- a CDS encoding phosphotransferase, whose protein sequence is MWLSATTDDAVSNANATADASTNESDATSAEVMSLVIKENCWKWESAKGDFFMKYYEDVYIAQKVKTIHKKLKNIQFPYHLNVENNGDTHILKQRWYEGRSADFSKLSDRQKTLEALQALHQTNDQIRWQEIDLLPYYDLREKWYRRFERFIEHERELKVLLRDDYKKIVAMASDALNRIDGISTEFEERTLLHGDVVHHNFMFGKDDVKLVDFDLAAMGKRTDELILWLHRVLPNVEYDLKSVMQEHPYLQHVQQKAHFLLFPNEIMREALFYLKLSPRQKQGCYPFIKNFSGDVLRHEKKLKQMVLELA, encoded by the coding sequence ATGTGGCTGTCAGCAACCACCGATGATGCCGTATCCAATGCCAATGCTACCGCAGATGCATCCACAAATGAATCCGATGCCACATCCGCCGAAGTCATGTCATTAGTCATTAAAGAAAATTGTTGGAAGTGGGAGTCAGCTAAAGGCGATTTTTTTATGAAGTATTATGAAGATGTGTATATCGCACAAAAAGTAAAAACGATTCATAAAAAGTTGAAAAATATACAATTTCCATATCATTTAAACGTTGAAAATAATGGGGATACACATATTTTGAAGCAACGTTGGTATGAAGGAAGAAGTGCAGACTTTAGTAAACTTTCAGATCGACAAAAAACATTGGAAGCGCTACAAGCTTTGCATCAAACGAATGATCAAATCCGTTGGCAAGAAATAGATTTATTGCCATACTATGACCTAAGAGAGAAATGGTATCGTCGGTTTGAAAGGTTCATTGAGCATGAGCGAGAATTGAAAGTGTTATTGCGTGATGATTATAAAAAAATTGTAGCAATGGCTTCAGATGCACTAAATCGAATCGATGGAATTAGTACAGAATTTGAAGAACGAACACTTTTGCATGGGGATGTTGTTCATCATAATTTCATGTTTGGAAAAGATGATGTGAAGCTTGTGGATTTCGATTTAGCGGCAATGGGAAAAAGAACAGATGAACTCATTTTGTGGCTTCACCGTGTATTACCTAATGTCGAATATGATTTGAAAAGTGTCATGCAGGAACATCCTTATTTGCAACATGTCCAGCAAAAAGCGCATTTTCTGCTATTTCCGAATGAAATAATGAGAGAGGCCTTATTTTATTTGAAATTATCACCACGTCAAAAACAAGGTTGTTATCCATTTATTAAAAACTTTTCAGGCGATGTACTTCGTCATGAAAAAAAGTTAAAGCAAATGGTGTTGGAATTAGCGTAA
- the queA gene encoding tRNA preQ1(34) S-adenosylmethionine ribosyltransferase-isomerase QueA: MKVEDFDFQLPEELIAQTPLLDRTASRLMLVNPNSLDVEHHTFAKILDEFQAGDCLVLNDTRVLPARLMGVKQDTGANIEVLLLKQTNDDEWETLVKPAKRVKIGTVVTFGEGLLTATCTGELEHGGRLFKFDYDGIFYEILEQLGEMPLPPYIREKLDDQDRYQTVYAKERGSAAAPTAGLHFTEPLLEAIRAKGVEVVFVTLHVGLGTFRPVSVESIENHDMHSEFYSVTEEAAATINRVKANGGNIISVGTTSTRTLETVASKNVGKIVADQGWTSIFIYPGYEYKAIDGLITNFHLPKSTLVMLVSALASKETIINAYEKAVEEKYRFFSFGDAMFIRPKK; encoded by the coding sequence TTGAAAGTAGAAGATTTTGATTTTCAATTACCAGAAGAATTAATTGCACAAACCCCACTTTTAGACCGCACAGCAAGTCGATTAATGCTTGTTAATCCAAACTCATTAGACGTGGAACATCATACATTTGCCAAAATTTTAGATGAATTCCAAGCAGGAGATTGCCTTGTATTAAATGATACGCGCGTATTGCCAGCTCGTTTAATGGGTGTGAAACAAGATACGGGGGCTAATATTGAAGTATTATTATTAAAGCAAACGAATGATGACGAATGGGAAACGCTTGTGAAGCCTGCAAAGCGTGTTAAAATCGGGACTGTCGTAACATTTGGAGAAGGTTTGCTTACGGCAACATGCACAGGGGAGCTTGAGCATGGCGGTCGTCTATTTAAATTTGACTATGATGGCATCTTTTATGAAATTTTGGAGCAGTTAGGTGAGATGCCATTGCCACCATATATTCGTGAAAAGCTGGATGACCAAGATCGTTATCAAACCGTTTATGCAAAAGAGCGTGGTTCGGCAGCCGCGCCAACAGCAGGGCTTCATTTTACGGAGCCTTTACTTGAAGCGATTCGTGCAAAGGGTGTGGAAGTCGTATTCGTGACACTTCATGTAGGACTAGGTACATTCCGCCCAGTAAGTGTAGAATCAATCGAAAACCATGATATGCACTCAGAGTTTTACAGCGTGACAGAGGAAGCAGCTGCTACGATTAATCGTGTTAAAGCAAATGGAGGCAATATTATTTCTGTTGGTACGACATCGACGCGTACGTTAGAAACGGTTGCTTCAAAAAATGTTGGAAAAATTGTTGCGGATCAAGGTTGGACAAGCATCTTTATTTATCCAGGCTATGAATACAAAGCGATTGATGGGTTAATCACAAACTTCCATTTACCAAAATCGACGCTTGTTATGCTCGTTAGCGCGTTGGCAAGCAAAGAAACGATTATTAACGCGTATGAAAAAGCAGTAGAAGAAAAGTATCGCTTCTTTAGCTTTGGCGACGCGATGTTCATTCGTCCGAAGAAATAA
- a CDS encoding post-transcriptional regulator has translation MAIPYESLYKEVQIVINNKMEEFQYFGYDAITKEDLWNYCIEKKWRKKDINELRLHEVVATIFTVTSSELISYAQVKGLKEDTFQLQIPAEEMNHLFHLKPPNDSEQ, from the coding sequence ATGGCAATTCCGTATGAAAGTTTATATAAAGAAGTTCAGATTGTTATAAATAATAAAATGGAGGAATTTCAATATTTCGGGTACGATGCCATTACGAAAGAAGATTTATGGAATTATTGTATTGAAAAAAAGTGGCGAAAAAAAGATATTAATGAATTGAGATTGCATGAAGTAGTAGCTACTATATTTACAGTTACTTCATCAGAATTAATTAGTTATGCACAAGTGAAAGGTTTAAAAGAAGATACATTTCAACTTCAAATTCCAGCTGAAGAAATGAATCATTTATTTCATTTAAAGCCACCAAACGATTCAGAACAATGA
- a CDS encoding putative polysaccharide biosynthesis protein, whose protein sequence is MFVILISKLFGFVYRMQFMRIAGEEAVGLYMTSYPTFIFFISLIQLGIPIAVTKIVAEYYAKNKDEHIQSVMKTAIKISFISILIFFPIVAFSIPFIAKTLLHNEDIVFTLYIGLCTIPIVIFSSLIKAYLQGITKIAPTAWAQLLEQGVRIALIVLLLPLFVTPDAPARTAAVAMAITGLGEVFSFLFLAFYYWKSKRQMKNQTTRKYPANPIFRIALPSAGSKLFGTFTWFLEPIIFLKALAVSGITASAATTLYGIISGVHIPLLLFPAFIPSALAIVLIPAVSGALAKQNWKLVNLRIAMSLRLSSLIGCLAATYFFLHGDELAVQLFHLEENRGYMKILAPIFYFYYIQSPLHAILQAADEARAAMMNSIYGGVGKLFLLFILASQQTIQERGAIIAIGFGVLITSFLHIASIRQHKKIAIGFQIFLVPYALFILTCFIQPIFAQGLPLLESSLMTIAIIVGLLLLTRQVRLDDLKYIRSIFSRS, encoded by the coding sequence ATGTTCGTTATTTTAATTTCGAAGCTGTTTGGCTTTGTTTACAGAATGCAATTTATGCGGATTGCGGGTGAAGAAGCAGTCGGTTTATATATGACTTCCTACCCTACCTTCATCTTCTTTATATCGCTCATTCAACTAGGTATTCCGATTGCCGTTACAAAAATCGTTGCTGAGTATTATGCAAAAAATAAAGACGAGCATATTCAATCTGTCATGAAAACGGCTATTAAAATTTCGTTTATTTCCATCCTTATTTTCTTCCCAATCGTTGCATTTAGCATTCCTTTTATCGCAAAAACACTCTTACATAACGAAGATATCGTTTTTACACTTTATATTGGACTTTGCACGATTCCTATTGTCATTTTTTCAAGTTTAATAAAAGCTTATTTACAAGGAATTACGAAAATCGCACCGACAGCTTGGGCACAATTACTTGAACAAGGTGTCCGAATTGCACTCATCGTATTATTACTCCCACTATTTGTGACACCTGATGCCCCTGCAAGAACCGCTGCAGTTGCAATGGCTATAACTGGGCTTGGCGAAGTATTTTCCTTCTTATTTTTAGCCTTTTATTATTGGAAATCAAAACGTCAAATGAAAAATCAAACGACACGAAAATATCCGGCGAATCCCATCTTTAGAATTGCACTTCCTTCTGCAGGGAGTAAATTATTTGGAACATTCACTTGGTTTTTAGAACCGATTATTTTCTTAAAAGCTTTGGCCGTCTCAGGAATAACTGCTTCCGCAGCGACGACGTTATACGGTATTATTTCAGGCGTGCATATTCCGTTACTATTGTTTCCTGCCTTCATTCCAAGTGCACTCGCCATCGTATTAATTCCGGCGGTTAGTGGTGCCCTTGCAAAGCAAAATTGGAAGTTAGTCAATTTGCGTATTGCAATGTCACTCCGGCTATCCTCACTCATTGGTTGCCTTGCAGCTACGTATTTTTTTCTACATGGGGATGAATTGGCTGTTCAATTGTTTCACCTCGAAGAAAACCGAGGTTATATGAAAATTTTAGCACCTATTTTTTATTTTTATTATATTCAAAGCCCTCTTCATGCTATTTTACAAGCGGCAGATGAGGCGCGTGCTGCCATGATGAATTCCATTTATGGTGGGGTCGGTAAGCTCTTTCTATTATTTATTTTAGCTTCCCAACAAACGATACAGGAGCGCGGTGCCATTATCGCAATCGGTTTTGGTGTCCTCATTACATCTTTTTTACACATCGCTTCTATTCGCCAACATAAAAAGATTGCGATTGGTTTTCAAATATTTTTAGTGCCATATGCGTTATTTATTTTAACTTGTTTCATTCAGCCAATTTTTGCACAAGGGTTACCCCTACTAGAGTCTAGCTTAATGACCATCGCAATTATCGTCGGACTATTGTTACTCACAAGACAAGTTCGCTTAGATGATTTAAAATATATTCGTTCAATTTTTTCGCGCTCGTAA
- a CDS encoding DUF421 domain-containing protein, with the protein MNDYMLIIGKTVTLYFIMLLVFRLMGKREIGELSIVDFAIFVLIAEVAALALADIHNPFIKDILPIGILFVIQYVNSLFLLKNKRLRDFIEGDPSMVIRDGWIVEIEMKKQRYNLDDLLQQLREQGVGSVQEVAYAFLEQSGKLSIYKKDDPPLIMPLVMDGYIDKRHLRLINKDEEWLVHELMVLGYTNMKEIFYCSYENEKLFVQLRARKN; encoded by the coding sequence ATGAATGATTATATGTTAATTATAGGTAAAACTGTCACGTTATATTTTATTATGCTCCTAGTTTTTCGTTTGATGGGTAAACGAGAAATAGGCGAATTAAGTATAGTGGATTTTGCGATTTTTGTATTAATAGCTGAGGTCGCAGCGCTGGCACTCGCAGATATACATAATCCGTTTATTAAAGACATCTTACCGATTGGTATCCTATTTGTAATTCAGTATGTGAATTCACTGTTCCTTTTAAAAAATAAACGTTTACGAGATTTTATAGAAGGCGATCCGTCCATGGTAATCCGGGATGGTTGGATTGTTGAAATTGAAATGAAAAAGCAACGCTACAATTTGGACGATCTGTTGCAGCAACTACGAGAGCAAGGTGTCGGCTCAGTTCAAGAAGTTGCGTATGCATTTTTAGAACAGTCGGGAAAATTATCGATTTACAAAAAAGACGACCCACCATTAATTATGCCCCTTGTAATGGACGGTTATATCGACAAAAGGCATTTGAGACTGATCAATAAGGATGAAGAATGGCTTGTGCATGAATTGATGGTGCTTGGTTATACAAATATGAAGGAAATTTTTTATTGTAGCTACGAAAATGAAAAATTGTTTGTGCAATTACGAGCGCGAAAAAATTGA